One Equus quagga isolate Etosha38 chromosome 5, UCLA_HA_Equagga_1.0, whole genome shotgun sequence genomic window carries:
- the ECRG4 gene encoding augurin: MLGAPSRRPLSPAPSPPAQRLTVRAFPSCPLGAAMASSSARPAVLAMTALALLLLLCLGPGGISGNKLKLMLQKREAPAPTKTPVAVDESKAKEFLRSPKRQRRQLWDRSRPEVQQWYQQFLYMGFDEAKFEDDITYWLNRDRNGHDYDDYHQRHYDEDAAIGPRSPDSFRHGASVNYDDY; the protein is encoded by the exons ATGCTGGGAGCTCCCTCCCGCAGGCCCCTCTCTCCCGCGCCTAGTCCTCCTGCGCAGCGGCTCACGGTGCGCGCGTTTCCCTCCTGCCCGCTGGGTGCAGCCATGGCCTCCTCCTCCGCGCGGCCCGCCGTCCTGGCCATGACCGCGCTGGCGCTGCTCCTGCTGCTGTGCCTGGGCCCAG GTGGCATAAGTGGAAATAAACTCAAGCTGATGCTTCAAAAACGGGAAG CACCCGCTCCAACCAAGACTCCAGTGGCTGTGGATGAGAGCAAAGCCAAAGAATTCTTGCGCAGCCCGAAGCGCCAGCGGCGGCAGCTGTGGGACCGGAGCCGGCCGGAGGTGCAGCAGTGGTACCAGCAGTTTCTCTACATGGGCTTCGACGAGGCG aaatttGAGGATGACATCACTTATTGGCTGAACAGAGATCGGAATGGACATGACTACGACGATTACCACCAGCGTCACTATGATGAGGATGCTGCAATCGGTCCCCGGAGCCCCGACAGCTTCAGGCACGGGGCCAGCGTCAACTACGACGACTATTAG